The following coding sequences lie in one Candidatus Nitrospira allomarina genomic window:
- a CDS encoding EF-Tu/IF-2/RF-3 family GTPase, with product MGHAEVRQLFTVPKMGTIAGCYVNDGLISRSNTKVRVVRDQVMVYEGKIGSLRRFKDDAREVQQGYECGIGVENFNDLKIGDVLEAYVLEEEATKL from the coding sequence ATGGGGCATGCGGAGGTTCGGCAATTATTCACTGTTCCGAAAATGGGCACGATTGCCGGCTGTTATGTGAATGATGGGTTGATATCCCGTTCAAATACCAAAGTGAGAGTTGTTCGTGATCAGGTGATGGTCTATGAAGGAAAAATTGGATCATTAAGGCGGTTTAAGGATGATGCACGGGAAGTTCAGCAGGGCTATGAATGCGGAATTGGAGTTGAGAATTTTAATGATTTAAAAATTGGTGATGTGTTAGAGGCCTACGTTTTGGAGGAGGAGGCCACGAAATTATAA
- the infB gene encoding translation initiation factor IF-2, which produces MRVHEIAKKIGMESRLLIPELVRLGIQVSSHSNTVEDNMAKWAMNIILGKIPETTPKPGESSVSGPVGVKSSEGGRLLKKESSTSGRHRSEAVAEEPKKVEKKHILIKKKKTEEEILEEMAELSPVGESEGEESSVIQEESEAPLETGPVLTQGPGLSAVESHQEVPDLSPTESGGLQGVMTPPPVLEEKSVATPPSGKSPEKERKAEGKPDKKAGVISREVPIEEKGKKIKKVARVKDEDLFAARFEDAAVWQDLRPLPTLRREERTRQVQQPSVGEVTKPRKKVMKVTAGISVKDFAEVIGQKPTEIIRKLMDLNIAKTLNQPMDLEAGVLIAESYGLVVEAVAAKGGEALLEEVLEGGEQGNLEPRAPVVTVMGHVDHGKTSLLDAIRQTQVTDQEAGGITQHIGASFVKAGERGVTFLDTPGHEAFTAMRARGAQVTDIVVLVVAADDGPMPQTIEAINHAQAANVPIIVAVNKMDKPGANPDRVKQSLAEHGLQPEAWGGQTIFVEVSAKQNKGLDQLLDMLLLQAEIMELKGDSTCSARGIVLEAKLDKGRGPVATVLIQAGTLRIGDSFVVGSVSGRVRGLTSDKGERLKEAGPSIPIEVIGLLGVPEAGDQLVVVKDERAAREIAQARQQKQKDVGLASTSRRTLEELYAESKDGEIKELPLLVKADVQGSVGALGDALLKISTDAVKLKIIHSGVGGINETDVLLAAASKAIIIGFHVRPDSKAAAIAEREGVEIRLYTIIYNILDDIRSAAEGLLGPNDQGASDGACGGSAIIHCSENGHDCRLLCE; this is translated from the coding sequence ATGAGAGTTCATGAGATAGCCAAAAAAATTGGGATGGAGAGCCGTTTGCTTATTCCTGAATTGGTGCGACTGGGCATTCAGGTTAGTTCCCATAGTAATACCGTGGAAGACAATATGGCCAAATGGGCGATGAATATTATTCTTGGTAAAATTCCTGAAACAACGCCCAAACCTGGGGAATCATCTGTTTCAGGGCCTGTTGGTGTAAAAAGCTCTGAGGGGGGGCGCCTTCTGAAAAAAGAATCGTCGACTTCCGGAAGACATCGGTCTGAGGCAGTGGCCGAAGAACCTAAAAAAGTTGAAAAAAAGCACATACTGATTAAGAAGAAAAAAACAGAAGAAGAAATCCTGGAAGAGATGGCGGAATTGTCTCCAGTCGGGGAAAGTGAGGGAGAAGAATCATCGGTCATCCAGGAGGAGTCAGAGGCTCCATTGGAGACAGGTCCCGTTTTGACTCAGGGCCCTGGCCTATCGGCCGTGGAATCTCATCAAGAGGTTCCCGACTTATCGCCCACTGAATCGGGAGGGCTTCAGGGCGTTATGACTCCACCGCCTGTCCTTGAGGAGAAAAGTGTCGCAACCCCTCCATCTGGTAAATCTCCTGAAAAAGAGAGGAAAGCCGAAGGAAAGCCCGACAAGAAGGCTGGGGTTATTTCGCGAGAGGTTCCAATAGAGGAAAAAGGCAAAAAAATTAAAAAAGTTGCGCGTGTCAAAGACGAAGATCTCTTTGCTGCACGGTTTGAGGATGCGGCGGTCTGGCAGGATCTTCGGCCATTACCAACGTTGCGACGTGAGGAACGTACCCGTCAGGTTCAACAGCCTTCGGTGGGTGAAGTCACAAAACCCCGGAAAAAAGTTATGAAGGTCACTGCTGGGATATCCGTGAAAGATTTTGCCGAAGTGATCGGCCAAAAACCCACGGAAATTATTCGCAAATTAATGGACTTAAATATTGCAAAAACCCTCAATCAACCTATGGATTTAGAAGCTGGCGTGCTCATTGCGGAGAGCTATGGCCTCGTAGTGGAAGCGGTGGCTGCAAAGGGAGGGGAAGCCCTCTTGGAGGAGGTGCTTGAGGGAGGAGAGCAAGGAAATTTAGAACCTCGAGCGCCTGTGGTGACGGTCATGGGACATGTCGATCATGGAAAAACCTCGCTATTGGATGCCATTCGGCAGACCCAGGTGACCGACCAGGAGGCGGGAGGAATTACTCAGCACATCGGGGCGTCATTTGTGAAGGCTGGTGAACGTGGGGTGACGTTCTTGGATACCCCAGGCCATGAAGCCTTTACGGCCATGCGGGCTCGTGGGGCCCAGGTTACTGATATTGTAGTCTTGGTTGTGGCTGCAGACGACGGGCCGATGCCTCAGACCATTGAAGCAATTAATCATGCGCAAGCGGCAAATGTGCCGATTATTGTGGCCGTGAATAAAATGGACAAACCGGGGGCTAATCCTGATCGGGTCAAGCAAAGTTTAGCCGAGCATGGCTTGCAACCTGAAGCATGGGGAGGCCAAACCATTTTTGTTGAAGTATCGGCAAAGCAAAACAAGGGGTTAGACCAGTTGCTCGACATGTTGTTACTTCAAGCAGAAATTATGGAATTGAAAGGCGATTCTACCTGTTCCGCTCGAGGGATTGTCTTGGAGGCGAAATTGGATAAGGGGCGTGGACCTGTTGCCACGGTGTTAATTCAAGCCGGAACCTTACGAATCGGGGATTCGTTTGTCGTGGGGTCAGTGAGCGGCCGGGTGCGAGGGTTAACATCGGACAAAGGTGAACGTTTGAAGGAAGCTGGGCCATCAATACCAATTGAAGTCATTGGCTTATTGGGGGTTCCTGAAGCCGGGGATCAGCTGGTCGTGGTGAAGGATGAGCGGGCTGCGAGAGAAATTGCCCAGGCCAGGCAGCAAAAGCAAAAAGATGTAGGCCTCGCATCCACGTCCAGAAGAACCCTAGAGGAGCTTTATGCAGAATCTAAAGATGGAGAAATTAAGGAATTGCCACTTCTGGTTAAGGCCGATGTGCAAGGATCGGTGGGGGCGTTAGGCGATGCACTTCTGAAGATTTCTACCGACGCGGTAAAGCTGAAGATCATTCATAGTGGCGTAGGAGGCATCAATGAAACCGATGTGTTATTAGCGGCTGCGTCAAAAGCGATTATCATTGGATTTCATGTTCGTCCGGATTCGAAGGCGGCTGCTATTGCGGAACGTGAGGGTGTGGAAATTCGGTTGTACACCATTATTTATAATATTCTTGACGATATTCGTTCGGCTGCAGAGGGGCTATTGGGCCCCAACGATCAAGGAGCGAGTGATGGGGCATGCGGAGGTTCGGCAATTATTCACTGTTCCGAAAATGGGCACGATTGCCGGCTGTTATGTGAATGA
- the nusA gene encoding transcription termination factor NusA: protein MKSELMLVIDQIGREKGIDKAKVILALESALLTAAKKRFGHGENIQVDIDTETGEISIVKKKTIAENVLDSKTEISLEDARKIDDEAEMGDEIGSLIDLEEFGRIAAQAAKQVICQKVREAEWESIEREYSKKEGELVHGVILGQERRNYLVDIGKTEALLPIQEQIPREAHRRGDRVRALLLEVRRTPKDVQVILSRAHPQFVVKLFGLEVPEITEKIVEIKGVVREPGDRTKISVASRDKAVDPVGACVGVKGSRVQAIVRELHGEKIDIIPWTNDPRVFIGEALNPASIEKVGIDEQKKSALVVVADSQLSLAIGKNGQNVRLAAKLTGWKIDIISSTEYEKQKLERDQEIKAALAEEAAQITEDPAADNAKEIERSSQEEIVENPAVAPTESGQSSGS, encoded by the coding sequence ATGAAAAGTGAACTCATGTTGGTCATTGATCAAATCGGTCGGGAGAAAGGAATTGATAAGGCCAAAGTCATTTTGGCCTTGGAGTCAGCGCTCCTCACGGCCGCGAAGAAACGATTTGGGCATGGTGAAAATATTCAAGTCGACATTGATACGGAAACCGGCGAAATTTCTATCGTGAAGAAAAAGACGATTGCCGAGAACGTGTTGGATTCTAAAACAGAGATTTCATTAGAAGACGCCAGAAAAATTGATGATGAAGCTGAAATGGGAGACGAAATTGGTTCACTCATTGATTTGGAAGAATTTGGGCGAATAGCTGCACAGGCCGCAAAGCAGGTCATTTGTCAAAAAGTTCGAGAGGCTGAATGGGAATCGATTGAACGGGAATATTCCAAAAAAGAAGGGGAGCTGGTTCATGGGGTAATTTTAGGCCAGGAGCGTCGAAATTACTTGGTCGACATTGGAAAAACAGAGGCCCTTCTCCCCATTCAGGAACAAATCCCACGGGAAGCTCATAGACGGGGCGATCGAGTGCGGGCTTTGCTGTTAGAAGTGCGACGAACTCCAAAGGACGTGCAGGTGATTCTTTCCCGAGCGCATCCTCAATTCGTGGTGAAATTGTTTGGCCTTGAAGTGCCTGAAATTACAGAGAAAATTGTTGAAATTAAAGGGGTGGTACGTGAGCCGGGTGACCGGACGAAGATTTCAGTGGCTTCGCGGGATAAGGCCGTTGATCCGGTTGGCGCATGCGTTGGCGTCAAAGGTTCACGGGTACAGGCCATTGTTCGGGAACTGCATGGCGAGAAAATAGATATCATTCCATGGACAAATGATCCTCGGGTTTTTATCGGGGAAGCCCTGAACCCCGCCTCCATTGAAAAAGTAGGGATTGACGAACAAAAGAAGTCTGCCTTGGTGGTGGTGGCCGATTCGCAGCTCTCTTTGGCCATCGGGAAAAATGGGCAAAATGTACGATTGGCAGCAAAATTGACAGGTTGGAAGATTGACATCATTAGCTCCACAGAATACGAAAAGCAAAAGCTTGAACGAGACCAGGAAATTAAAGCAGCTTTGGCTGAAGAGGCTGCTCAAATTACGGAAGACCCTGCGGCGGACAACGCCAAGGAAATTGAAAGATCCTCACAAGAGGAAATCGTGGAGAATCCAGCGGTGGCACCCACAGAGTCAGGGCAGAGCTCGGGATCGTAA
- the rimP gene encoding ribosome maturation factor RimP, with product MAFSADNLEQEIRQVGEPIARALGVDIFEVQCTGRPANLLVRLTLDKKGGVGIEDCEQFHQSLRRTWEVLHPEQAAYRFEVSSPGLDRPLRDLKDYERVVGERLRVTLKNSINKQSVVLGQLITVTNMGIHLMDDKSKNPQEVVVPWEDIAKARLEVSF from the coding sequence GTGGCCTTTTCGGCTGACAATCTTGAGCAAGAGATTCGCCAAGTGGGCGAGCCTATTGCTCGAGCCTTAGGAGTGGATATCTTCGAGGTTCAGTGCACCGGGAGACCCGCCAACCTTTTGGTTCGATTGACTCTTGATAAAAAGGGGGGAGTTGGAATTGAAGATTGTGAACAATTCCATCAATCCTTGCGTCGAACCTGGGAGGTTCTTCATCCAGAGCAAGCCGCGTATCGGTTTGAAGTTTCTTCGCCTGGTCTAGATCGACCGCTCCGAGATCTAAAAGACTATGAACGAGTGGTGGGCGAACGACTTCGAGTCACTCTGAAAAACTCGATCAACAAGCAATCAGTTGTCTTGGGGCAATTGATTACTGTTACAAACATGGGGATTCATTTAATGGATGACAAAAGCAAGAATCCCCAGGAAGTCGTTGTGCCCTGGGAAGATATTGCCAAAGCGAGATTAGAGGTTTCGTTCTAA
- a CDS encoding P-loop NTPase → MPCIVSVASGKGGVGKSMVVSNLGLLLARKGLRVTLVDMDIGGANLHILFGMFHPPSTLTDFLTNTLTNLNETAHPIPSLSSLKLISGTGETLITANLQHAKKKRLIRHIQKLDADIILVDVGAGTSYHALDFYLLADYYLAVATPDPTSVLDLYRFIKLAAIRKVLTAFLARDPVADALLDKDFHSVTAVLEAVGRTNESGVEIAQEALKRFQPALILNRMTSKSRVNTLHLQHLLKQYVGTDLSILGNIPEDMHVQQSILKYLPVVELAPTSPATIALNQIADNVLEMVGRTAGPIGRVEEPRKIRA, encoded by the coding sequence ATGCCTTGTATAGTCTCAGTGGCCTCCGGTAAGGGCGGAGTTGGAAAAAGCATGGTCGTCAGCAACCTTGGACTCCTCCTCGCCAGAAAGGGACTTCGCGTTACCCTGGTCGACATGGACATTGGGGGAGCTAATCTCCACATCTTGTTCGGGATGTTCCATCCCCCATCCACTCTCACAGATTTTTTGACAAACACTCTCACTAATTTAAATGAGACCGCCCACCCTATTCCCAGTCTCTCTTCCCTGAAGCTCATTTCTGGTACCGGGGAAACGCTGATTACCGCAAACTTGCAACATGCCAAAAAAAAACGCCTTATCCGGCACATACAGAAGCTGGATGCAGATATCATTCTGGTGGACGTCGGGGCGGGCACCAGTTATCACGCACTGGACTTTTATCTCCTCGCGGACTATTACCTGGCTGTGGCCACTCCTGACCCGACTTCGGTCTTAGATCTGTATCGATTCATTAAACTTGCCGCCATTCGAAAGGTCCTTACGGCTTTTTTAGCCCGCGACCCAGTGGCGGACGCCCTTCTGGACAAAGACTTTCATAGTGTCACAGCAGTTCTGGAAGCTGTTGGAAGGACGAACGAATCAGGTGTGGAGATTGCTCAAGAAGCCTTAAAAAGGTTTCAACCGGCCCTCATTTTAAATCGCATGACTTCCAAATCCAGGGTCAACACGCTGCACTTACAACATCTTCTTAAGCAATATGTTGGAACCGACCTCTCTATTTTAGGAAATATCCCTGAAGACATGCACGTGCAACAATCCATTTTAAAATATCTTCCAGTGGTAGAACTGGCCCCCACGTCTCCAGCGACCATCGCGCTGAACCAAATTGCCGACAATGTACTTGAGATGGTGGGGCGAACAGCTGGACCAATTGGCCGGGTGGAAGAGCCCAGAAAGATTCGAGCATAA
- a CDS encoding SWIM zinc finger family protein, whose translation MRNRISCSAQELSQLDADMIQSVVGGTVFEEGHQYFSTQRVKILDADQTQITAEVHGVYGVYTQTIKLRAGTLSTRCSCPSTEQPFCRHCVAVLLHQFHNGSSLKSGSKENHKDPAPPFDQRGRAEVPRAEESGGAGDLNFWEAILFIDWVQKAVGLLGKEATLPPVPGSLGGVAREWVGVVERLNSQCLEGEEDRLDALKNLQSAEGMVDNLTKKLHVLKEEAEAAQKNCRVLEKKVKQLQDSLAELSKASS comes from the coding sequence ATGAGAAATAGAATTTCCTGCTCGGCTCAGGAGTTGAGCCAATTAGATGCTGACATGATTCAATCCGTGGTGGGGGGAACGGTCTTCGAAGAAGGCCATCAATATTTTTCCACCCAACGAGTCAAGATCCTTGATGCGGACCAGACCCAAATCACCGCCGAGGTCCATGGCGTCTATGGCGTGTATACGCAAACGATTAAGTTGCGAGCGGGGACCTTATCGACCAGGTGTTCTTGTCCATCGACTGAGCAACCTTTTTGTCGCCATTGTGTTGCGGTGTTACTGCATCAATTCCATAACGGTTCCTCACTCAAGTCGGGTTCCAAGGAAAATCATAAGGACCCGGCTCCTCCTTTCGATCAGCGGGGACGGGCCGAAGTACCCCGTGCGGAGGAATCCGGGGGTGCGGGTGATTTGAATTTTTGGGAAGCCATCCTGTTTATCGATTGGGTACAGAAAGCCGTTGGTCTGTTAGGTAAGGAGGCCACCCTACCCCCAGTTCCTGGTTCGCTCGGGGGTGTTGCTCGAGAATGGGTAGGTGTAGTTGAACGCCTTAATTCACAATGCCTGGAAGGAGAGGAAGATCGACTTGATGCCTTGAAGAACCTGCAATCAGCTGAAGGCATGGTTGATAACCTCACGAAGAAATTGCATGTTTTAAAGGAGGAAGCTGAGGCGGCTCAAAAGAATTGCAGGGTGTTAGAGAAAAAAGTCAAGCAATTGCAAGATTCATTGGCAGAACTCTCAAAGGCATCAAGCTAG
- a CDS encoding HDOD domain-containing protein — MKSATSTGHAPPASFLESLLAEAPETLPILRQSCIQVLNLTQDKRSNASDIGEIIMRDQAMMANVIKIANSPAYHTRTPVKTPTYAVALIGFDVIRAMVVSAQLIEQADTFGADTTNLKHLLARALVAGTQAQELGKAINYGETGSLFTNAMLYSLGDLILALCRPDIAEQLEVIRREDPAKIPKAELTLLGRPLHIIAAAMAKHWNLPDTLVQLLEKKPVWPKSHPEADQQIMEGIVRAANELSYCLLNPLATGQGEVLQGLIEQFLPPFGLSMIQLEHTVSKAFSQASEIASAINIDQQHFLPASEADGLFLHNQHLHRLTQTIHQALDPEGIRSKESTTSAQQASPSFQPSPASDRPLLDFTIQSMKISEPSSLLTFVTRTLHASYGFERVWLALVVPGKDMLQAKLGYGPHVETIQPAFHCPLSHGNFWDRLLHRFHPIQYSSLVKEGESGGMPTTFLKYWGDQPGFAGTLYAPNRPIGVILVDRYSTGHPLTDTDFAAFALVLSQANANLARLAQKH; from the coding sequence ATGAAATCCGCCACATCCACCGGCCACGCGCCCCCTGCTTCCTTTTTGGAAAGTCTGCTCGCCGAAGCCCCGGAAACCTTGCCTATCCTCAGGCAAAGTTGCATCCAAGTCTTAAATCTTACTCAGGATAAACGCTCAAATGCCAGCGATATTGGAGAAATCATCATGCGTGATCAAGCCATGATGGCCAATGTCATTAAAATCGCGAATAGCCCCGCCTATCATACCCGCACACCAGTCAAAACCCCAACCTATGCGGTGGCCCTTATCGGTTTTGACGTCATTCGGGCCATGGTGGTCTCTGCCCAATTAATTGAACAGGCCGATACCTTTGGGGCCGATACCACCAATCTGAAACACCTACTGGCTCGCGCTCTGGTCGCGGGGACCCAGGCACAGGAACTGGGAAAAGCCATCAATTACGGGGAGACGGGATCGTTATTTACCAATGCCATGCTCTATTCACTAGGAGACCTTATCCTCGCCCTCTGTCGCCCCGACATCGCCGAACAACTAGAAGTCATACGCCGGGAGGATCCAGCCAAGATCCCCAAAGCCGAACTCACTCTTTTGGGAAGACCGCTACATATCATCGCTGCCGCCATGGCCAAGCATTGGAATCTGCCGGACACCCTGGTTCAGCTATTGGAGAAAAAACCCGTCTGGCCCAAATCCCATCCAGAAGCAGATCAACAGATCATGGAAGGTATTGTTCGAGCCGCGAATGAATTGAGTTATTGCCTCCTGAACCCATTGGCTACCGGGCAGGGAGAGGTACTTCAAGGCCTGATCGAACAGTTTCTTCCCCCATTCGGCCTCTCCATGATCCAATTGGAACACACCGTCTCCAAAGCCTTTAGCCAAGCCTCAGAAATCGCCTCGGCCATCAATATTGACCAACAGCACTTTCTTCCCGCATCTGAGGCCGATGGGCTATTTCTTCACAATCAACACCTCCATCGGCTCACTCAAACGATCCATCAGGCTCTAGACCCCGAAGGGATTCGTTCCAAAGAATCAACAACCTCGGCCCAGCAAGCTTCCCCTTCTTTCCAGCCCTCTCCGGCCTCCGATAGGCCATTGCTGGATTTCACCATTCAGTCCATGAAAATTTCCGAACCCTCCTCGCTGCTTACCTTTGTCACCCGAACTCTCCATGCTTCCTATGGTTTTGAACGGGTCTGGCTCGCATTGGTCGTACCGGGAAAAGATATGCTCCAGGCCAAACTCGGTTATGGTCCGCATGTGGAAACCATCCAACCAGCGTTTCATTGCCCTCTTTCTCATGGAAACTTCTGGGATCGACTGCTTCATAGGTTTCACCCTATTCAATATTCATCCTTGGTCAAAGAAGGAGAATCCGGAGGTATGCCAACCACCTTTTTAAAATACTGGGGCGACCAACCCGGGTTTGCCGGAACCTTATACGCGCCCAACAGGCCTATCGGGGTCATCCTGGTGGATAGATATTCTACGGGGCATCCATTGACCGACACGGATTTTGCCGCCTTCGCCTTGGTGTTGTCCCAAGCCAACGCTAATCTGGCTCGATTAGCCCAGAAGCACTAA
- a CDS encoding adenylosuccinate synthase, whose product MTALVVVGSQWGDEGKGKIVDLLAKDADVIVRYQGGSNAGHTVITNKGTFIFHLIPSGILYRGKVCALGNGVAIDPAGLIEELDRLTAKGIPVGKRFLISNRAHVIMPYHKAIDKAEEQAKGARRIGTTGRGIGPAYVDKMARVGIRMGDLLNPEVLEQKIRENLVEINAFLERIYNVDGFTVEKVFKDYQAYGERLRPHITDVALALDRAFERGKRVLFEGAQGTHLDVDFGTYPYVTSSSSCSGGACTGSGVGPTTITGVLGVTKAYTTRVGGGPFPTELTDEMGQQLMQRGNEYGSTTGRARRCGWLDMVLLRYAVRINGLTSLAITKLDVLDGCKELKICTGYRYQGKLHKEMPGDLKVLAGCEPVYERWSGWTTDTTGLKGYKGLPPAAKRYLARIEELTGCRIDMISTGSKREDTIVVKNPLTRSRKG is encoded by the coding sequence ATGACCGCATTGGTTGTTGTGGGCTCCCAATGGGGAGATGAAGGAAAAGGAAAAATTGTGGACCTTCTTGCCAAGGATGCGGATGTCATTGTCCGCTATCAAGGAGGTTCCAATGCCGGCCATACGGTCATTACCAATAAAGGCACCTTTATTTTTCATTTGATTCCTTCGGGTATTCTTTATCGAGGGAAGGTGTGCGCGTTGGGGAACGGGGTCGCCATTGATCCGGCTGGGTTGATTGAGGAGTTGGATCGTTTGACTGCCAAAGGGATTCCGGTTGGAAAACGATTTCTTATTAGTAATCGGGCTCATGTCATTATGCCCTATCATAAGGCCATTGATAAGGCTGAAGAGCAGGCGAAAGGGGCTCGCCGAATCGGGACGACGGGCCGAGGCATCGGGCCGGCGTATGTCGATAAAATGGCGCGAGTTGGCATTCGCATGGGAGATTTGCTGAATCCGGAAGTGTTGGAACAAAAGATCCGGGAAAATCTTGTAGAAATTAATGCGTTCTTAGAGCGCATTTACAATGTGGATGGTTTTACGGTTGAAAAGGTTTTTAAAGATTATCAAGCCTATGGTGAGCGACTTCGTCCGCATATTACGGATGTAGCGTTGGCCCTGGACCGGGCCTTTGAGCGAGGGAAGCGTGTTTTGTTTGAAGGGGCGCAAGGGACCCATTTAGATGTCGATTTTGGGACGTATCCCTATGTCACCTCTTCAAGTTCCTGCTCGGGTGGGGCGTGCACCGGTAGTGGGGTCGGTCCCACTACGATAACGGGAGTCTTAGGTGTCACGAAGGCCTATACGACTCGAGTGGGTGGAGGACCGTTTCCGACAGAATTGACTGATGAAATGGGTCAGCAACTCATGCAGCGTGGGAATGAATACGGGTCGACGACGGGTCGAGCCCGCCGGTGCGGCTGGTTGGATATGGTGTTATTGCGATATGCCGTTCGAATTAACGGACTTACCTCATTGGCCATCACAAAGTTGGATGTGCTGGATGGCTGCAAAGAATTGAAAATTTGTACGGGATACCGGTATCAGGGAAAACTCCACAAAGAAATGCCAGGTGACCTAAAGGTGCTGGCCGGTTGTGAACCGGTGTATGAACGATGGAGTGGGTGGACAACCGACACAACGGGATTGAAAGGGTATAAGGGACTTCCACCTGCTGCTAAAAGGTATTTAGCCAGAATTGAGGAATTAACCGGATGCCGGATTGATATGATTTCGACCGGGTCCAAACGTGAAGATACCATTGTTGTGAAGAATCCATTGACCCGGTCCCGCAAGGGCTAA
- a CDS encoding ABC-F family ATP-binding cassette domain-containing protein, which produces MLHIEQISKSYPTKPLFIEASAHLKPNTRVGLVGPNGSGKTSLMRMILNEEEIESGRIRQRPFLRLGYLPQELESLPGNTILDATHRNQFPDHEAKRILSGLGFQESDWERKIDTLSGGYRMRVALAHLLLSAPDVLMLDEPTNHLDKPTQRWLESFLLSSNFTLLIISHDIGFLDNMVTHIWEVRNHTLQEYRGNYTRFQKLRAERDAQEEAAANRQSKEIARVQNFVDRFRYQANKASQVQSRIKQLEKVKRIELQRDTKRLRFKFPDPPASGKDVFELRDIGKRYGDKIIYDGLDFSVERGQRVALVGENGAGKSTLLKILAGVLEFEKGSRILGHGVTLHYFAQHQAEILKSEHSILDSLEEAAPMTERNFLRGLAGAFLFSGDDQKKPIKALSGGERNRVALARMLVEPANTLLLDEPTNHLDPTSVDMLTDALLQFPGTMVFISHDPTFLMRVATRVVEIDDGQARDYIGDYEYYCWKRAKELEDQIPPEATPDKKKSKKKEKPQKEKPTTEHLTNGKARTAVDTPEAPSRRDLSKSIARLEKQVATLEKEIGQLEEQIKARDVELADPATYQDYSRWNSLHHEREQWGHDLDRLTHKWADLGAQLEKQQSQIS; this is translated from the coding sequence ATGCTGCATATTGAACAAATCTCCAAGAGCTACCCCACGAAACCTCTGTTCATTGAGGCTTCGGCTCACCTCAAACCCAACACCCGTGTGGGACTCGTTGGTCCTAATGGATCAGGGAAAACCTCACTGATGCGCATGATCCTCAATGAGGAGGAAATAGAAAGCGGAAGGATTCGACAACGTCCATTTCTTCGCCTTGGCTATCTGCCACAGGAACTGGAGTCTTTGCCGGGAAACACCATTCTCGATGCCACACACCGGAATCAATTTCCCGATCACGAAGCCAAGCGGATTCTTTCCGGATTAGGATTTCAGGAGTCGGATTGGGAACGCAAGATTGACACCCTGTCCGGCGGCTATCGCATGCGGGTGGCCTTAGCCCACTTATTGCTGTCGGCCCCCGACGTCCTCATGCTGGACGAGCCGACCAACCACCTCGACAAGCCCACGCAGCGTTGGCTGGAATCATTTTTACTCTCTTCAAATTTCACACTGTTGATCATCAGCCATGACATTGGCTTTTTAGACAACATGGTCACGCATATTTGGGAAGTCCGGAACCATACCTTGCAGGAATACCGGGGCAATTATACGCGGTTTCAAAAACTCCGGGCAGAGCGAGACGCCCAGGAAGAGGCCGCCGCCAATCGACAATCCAAAGAAATTGCACGCGTCCAAAACTTCGTCGACCGGTTCCGATACCAGGCCAACAAAGCCAGCCAGGTGCAATCCCGTATCAAACAACTTGAAAAAGTGAAACGCATTGAATTGCAGCGGGACACGAAACGGTTGCGATTTAAATTCCCGGACCCGCCGGCCAGCGGAAAAGACGTTTTTGAACTACGGGATATCGGAAAACGCTATGGCGATAAAATCATCTATGATGGCTTGGATTTTTCCGTCGAACGGGGACAACGCGTGGCCTTGGTCGGGGAAAATGGGGCTGGAAAATCTACACTTCTTAAAATCCTGGCTGGAGTCTTGGAATTCGAAAAAGGGTCCAGAATCTTGGGTCACGGGGTCACCCTCCACTACTTTGCTCAGCACCAGGCCGAAATCCTGAAATCTGAACATTCCATATTGGATTCACTCGAAGAAGCCGCGCCCATGACTGAACGAAATTTCCTAAGAGGATTAGCCGGCGCGTTTTTATTCTCTGGAGATGATCAGAAAAAACCCATCAAAGCTTTGAGCGGCGGAGAACGTAATCGAGTCGCCTTAGCCCGCATGTTGGTCGAGCCAGCCAACACCTTGCTCTTAGATGAGCCGACCAACCACTTGGATCCCACATCCGTGGATATGTTAACGGACGCACTGCTTCAATTCCCCGGAACCATGGTGTTTATCTCGCACGACCCCACATTCCTTATGCGAGTAGCCACGCGCGTCGTGGAAATAGACGACGGACAAGCCCGAGATTACATCGGCGACTATGAATACTATTGCTGGAAACGGGCCAAAGAACTGGAAGACCAGATTCCGCCGGAAGCCACACCCGACAAGAAAAAATCGAAGAAAAAAGAGAAGCCCCAAAAGGAAAAACCAACCACCGAGCACCTCACAAATGGGAAAGCCAGGACAGCCGTCGACACTCCTGAGGCTCCATCGCGACGAGACCTCTCAAAAAGTATCGCCCGCCTGGAGAAGCAAGTCGCCACCCTGGAAAAAGAAATTGGTCAGCTCGAAGAACAGATCAAGGCTCGGGATGTGGAACTCGCCGACCCGGCCACCTACCAAGACTACTCCCGCTGGAATTCTCTCCATCACGAACGTGAACAATGGGGCCATGACCTCGACCGTCTCACCCACAAATGGGCCGACCTCGGCGCCCAACTCGAAAAACAACAATCCCAGATCTCATAA